One Monomorium pharaonis isolate MP-MQ-018 chromosome 4, ASM1337386v2, whole genome shotgun sequence DNA segment encodes these proteins:
- the LOC105831476 gene encoding uncharacterized protein LOC105831476: MEEIHIQMRDNLPSIEHILRPITYTSWLLGAGVAHPRKYPKIVTIILRIIYLILCFISMIFEMKGFFDIDIIFLNIYSFVEFIYYVTRYTFMYYCIYQVTRQYDKWPELMDKIKEFDQKIRTEILISDRPIKILEALAIVVTFTCCPLCIIVTILYYYFTNPNQIRSNRIIPYYTLAQSLMNSFVFDVVVYALYYRLQAINKLIGQLNELSDALKIRRIREMHNGICDLVIMVNDIYGFNLLICSMNCLVMVLFELSAIYLVVTKIFTSSLMYYVKLIISLILYTMQFGLICWNCTLACREFNKTAIIIYAILLNFKHVNFKLKGRRCQSNLEIRTLVKGPNSSQNSIWNSSHYWNNIAAENLQRRHAENPRKNLNCERIENEINDFLIQLQHRRILFTAYDFFEINNGAFCAFIGVIIVYMTICIQFFKSWLIKRIVTQ; this comes from the exons ATGGAAGAGATTCATATCCAAATGAGAGACAACTTGCCTTCAATAGAGCATATCTTACGTCCAATAACATATACCTCCTGGCTTCTGGGTGCCGGTGTTGCACATCCGCGCAAATATCCCAAGATTGTCACTATAATACtacgtataatttatttgatcctTTGTTTTATTAGCATGATATTCGAAATGAAAGGTTTCTTCGATATCGACATCATCTTcttaaacatatatagttttgTAGAATTTATCTACTATGTGACGagatatacatttatgtattacTGCATTTATCAAGTGACTAGGCAATACGACAAGTGGCCGGAACTAAtggataaaataaaggaatttGATCAGAAGATTAGAACGGAAATACTTATAAGTGACAGGCCAATAAAAATCTTGGAAGCGCTAGCGATTGTAGTGACCTTTACTTGTTGTCCTTTGTGCATAATTGTgactattttgtattattattttacaaatccAAATCAGATCAGGAGTAACAGAATAATTCCTTACTACACTTTAGCTCAATCCCTCATGAATAGCTTTGTCTTTGATGTTGTTGTTTATGCACTGTATTATAGATTACAagcgataaataaattaattggcCAATTGAATGAACTATCCGACGCGCTTAAGATTAGACGCATCCGAGAAATGCATAATG GTATTTGTGATCTTGTCATCATGGTAAATGATATTTATGGATTTAATCTTCTTATCTGTTCAATGAACTGTCTCGTTATGGTTCTATTTGAACTATCCGCAATCTACTTGGTAGTTACGAAAATATTCACATCTTCGTTGATGTATTAtgttaaacttattatttctttgattCTGTACACCATGCAATTTGGTCTCATATGTTGGAATTGTACGCTTGCTTGTCGAGAATTTAACAAGACtgcgataattatatatgcaattTTACTGAATTTCAAACATGTAAATTTCAAACTAAAAGGGAGGCGGTGTCAATCGAATCTAGAAATACGAACATTAGTGAAAGGTCCGAACAGTTCTCAAAATTCTATTTGGAACAGCAGTCACTATTGGAACAACATTGCAGCAGAAAATTTGCAACGTCGTCATGCAGAAAATCCACGCAAAAACTTAAATTGTGAACGTATTGAAAACGagataaatgattttttgatTCAACTGCAACATCGCCGAATACTATTTACGGCCTATGATTTCTTCGAAATAAACAATGGAGCGTTTTGTGCT TTCATTGGCGTAATCATTGTTTATATGACAATttgtattcaattttttaaaagttggTTAATTAAACGTATTGTAACTCAATAA